The following proteins are encoded in a genomic region of Montipora foliosa isolate CH-2021 chromosome 8, ASM3666993v2, whole genome shotgun sequence:
- the LOC137968702 gene encoding uncharacterized protein translates to MSINKLKLNKEKTEFLFIHSKFRLQHCLPSICFGQDTVQPSQTARNIGVTFDTTMSMLPHINTVCKSAFYHLRNLSPIRKFISTETAKTLVHAFISSKLDHCNSLLYNLPNYAVRQLRYVQNAAARLITFSSKFNHITTILKDLHWLPINECIKFKILILTFKALHDLSPSYMQELISLYCPSRTLRSSTSLRLNPTSYNLKSYESRAFAVASPQLWNNLPEHIKNSDNPQTLKTRLKTYLFKEIFV, encoded by the coding sequence ATGAGtatcaacaaactaaaattgaataaagaaaaaactgagTTCCTCTTTATTCACTCAAAATTTAGACTACAGCACTGCTTGCCGTCAATCTGCTTTGGTCAAGACACCGTCCAACCTTCTCAAACTGCCAGGAATATTGGTGTCACTTTTGACACTACCATGTCAATGCTGCCTCATATTAATACCGTATGTAAATCTGCATTCTATCACCTTCGTAATCTATCACCTATCAGAAAATTTATATCAACGGAAACTGCCAAAACACTTGTACATGCCTTTATCTCATCCAAACTTGACCACTGCAACTCCCTTCTGTACAATCTTCCGAATTATGCTGTTAGACAACTACGGTATGTACAAAACGCCGCCGCACGCCTAATAACATTTTCCTCAAAATTCAACCATATTACTACCATCTTGAAAGATCTACACTGGTTACCAATTAATGAATGCATAAAGTTTAAGATTCTAATTCTCACTTTCAAGGCTTTGCATGATTTGTCTCCCTCGTACATGCAAGAACTGATAAGTCTCTACTGTCCTTCAAGAACCCTCCGCTCATCTACATCGCTTCGTCTTAACCCTACCAGCTATAACTTGAAGTCTTATGAATCTAGAGCTTTCGCTGTCGCCTCACCACAACTTTGGAACAATCTCccagaacacataaaaaactCTGATAATCCCCAGACTTTGAAAACACgacttaaaacttatttattcaaGGAAATTTTTGTATAA
- the LOC137968701 gene encoding uncharacterized protein, with product MVRLKNPVFKLLEFMESLLNTSSCVLRIIVVYQPPGSTQNGSTTALFFDEFSTMLERLVSLPGKLLVTGDFNFHINNPFDNTARQFLDLLNCFNLHILNTVSPTHKNNNILDLIIASTDELTALNPSVNDPVISDHFAVHCNLPIGKPQNPKMVSTTRSLHNINLQSFVQDITSSTLFNSPSPDLTELCDQYNSDLSTILDKHAPLRTRIITIRPKAPWYNNYIREQKRLCCRLERSWRHSHTETDHQAYINQCTVVKQSIYTSKMNYYSDLINEAGVDSKALFRNVDRLLHRKAEKFLPTCSSPAALANNFAEFFETKIIEIQNQIKVHLTPDLFCTFESPSLKCQLIYFSPTSTDELCKIAHKIVLKSCILDPLPSALMKEYFEMFLPTLCMIVNLSLESGYLPPSLKTAVLTPLLKKPSLDHEIFKNYRSLKNH from the coding sequence ATGGTTCGACTCAAGAATCCTGTCTTCAAATTGTTGGAATTTATGGAATCGCTACTTAATACCTCCTCATGTGTGCTACGTATTATTGTTGTTTATCAACCTCCTGGCTCAACTCAGAATGGCTCGACAACGGCTCTATTTTTCGACGAATTTTCTACTATGCTGGAACGCTTAGTTTCACTGCCTGGTAAACTGCTTGTAACCGGTGACTTTAAttttcacatcaacaatccTTTCGACAACACAGCTCGCCAATTTTTGGATCTGCTAAATTGCTTTAATCTGCATATCCTAAACACCGTCTCACCTACTcacaagaacaataacatcctAGATCTTATCATCGCTAGTACTGATGAACTGACAGCCCTAAACCCATCCGTTAACGATCCAGTTATCTCAGATCACTTTGCTGTGCATTGCAACCTGCCCATCGGGAAACCTCAAAACCCTAAGATGGTCTCTACTACACGGAGCCTACACAATATAAACTTGCAAAGTTTTGTACAAGATATAACCTCGTCTACTTTGTTTAACTCACCTTCACCAGACCTAACTGAATTGTGTGACCAGTATAATAGTGACCTATCTACTATCTTGGATAAACATGCACCCTTGCGTACGAGGATAATTACAATCCGGCCGAAGGCTCCTTGGTATAATAACTACATCAGAGAACAGAAGAGACTCTGTTGTCGTCTTGAACGCAGTTGGCGCCATTCTCATACTGAAACTGATCATCAAGCCTATATTAATCAGTGCACTGTCGTGAAACAATCCATCTACACCTCGAAAATGAATTATTACTCTGATCTTATCAACGAAGCCGGTGTTGATAGCAAAGCTCTATTTCGCAATGTTGATCGTCTTTTACACAGAAAGGCAGAGAAATTTCTTCCAACATGCTCGTCACCTGCAGCATTAGCGAACAATTTCGCTGAATTCTTCGAAACtaaaattattgaaatccaaaatcaaattaaagttCACTTGACTCCTGATCTCTTCTGCACCTTTGAATCACCTTCACTAAAATGCCaactaatttatttttcacctACATCTACTGATGAATTGTGTAAGATTGCTcataagatcgtcttaaaatcaTGCATCTTAGACCCACTTCCTTCCGCACTGATGAAAGAATACTTTGAAATGTTTCTACCGACACTTTGTATGATCGTTAACTTATCTCTGGAATCTGGTTATCTGCCTCCTTCTCTTAAAACTGCTGTCCTTACACCTCTACTCAAGAAACCTTCTTTAGATCAcgaaatctttaaaaattacAGAAGTCtcaaaaatcattga